The Panicum virgatum strain AP13 chromosome 5K, P.virgatum_v5, whole genome shotgun sequence genome has a window encoding:
- the LOC120707159 gene encoding zinc finger Ran-binding domain-containing protein 2-like: MEKMNMVASRKPGDWSCRSCQYVNFCKREACQRCGEAKLGGERTDYAALGGDWDVKPGDWYCCRCGVHNYASRGSCFKCSASKNEAAAAVAQGWGFTVAGQAGMMPGDWICPRLGCNVQNYANRTECFRCNMPRSYYG; this comes from the exons ATGGAGAAGATGAACATGGTGGCGAGCAGGAAGCCCGGCGACTGGAGCTGCCGGTCGTGCCAGTACGTCAACTTCTGCAAGCGCGAGGCGTGCCAGCGCTGCGGCGAGGCCAAGCTGGGCGGCGAGCGGACGGACTACGCCGCGCTGGGCGGCGACTGGGACGTCAAGCCCGGCGACTGGTACTGCTGCCGCTGCGGCGTCCACAACTACGCCTCCCGCGGCAGCTGCTTCAAGTGCTCCGCCTCCAAgaacgaggccgccgccgccgtcgcccaggGCTGGGGGTTCACCGTCGCCGGCCAGGCCGGGATGATGCCCGGCGACTGGATCTGCCCAAG ACTGGGTTGCAACGTGCAGAACTACGCCAACCGAACCGAGTGCTTCAGGTGCAATATGCCCAGATCATACTACG GTTGA
- the LOC120707158 gene encoding uncharacterized protein LOC120707158 isoform X1, producing the protein MFEMGGRFQVTGHNLPQCFLLLPLSASACWEVGRRGIVSQSQLCLQLLLPVSLHTVTRPVGVQNSQASTAMVQMSLQRSIAISPHRSLSESLHRVGGARRRWASCRSQTSSFAYSARLSPIVLKTDSDIDPSEPKNLDLSSSASRSGPYSAACHPSGTAGVMGASSTSSLRFLEKFVCWSSRDGEEAPPFVIYNDPLVKKELLASGNQLTSDSSIALGKLRQKRLFLEQSGACCIVMPCQFLHAWHDEISQGCSVPFLHVGDCVANELNAANLKPVEYGGNVCVGVLATDDTLARKCYLDKLERQGFEVLCPDKASMQHTVLPSVDAFRKGDMEGARNLLRVSLQVLLVRAVNTVILASEDLVGILPDDDPLLKKCIDPMDALVREAIVCTRIPRP; encoded by the exons ATGTTTGAGATGGGAGGCCGTTTCCAAGTCACCGGTCACAATCTTCCCCAGTGCTTCCTCTTG CTGCCACTTTCCGCATCTGCCTGCTGGGAAGTGGGAAGAAGAGGGATAGTCTCCCAATCCCAGCTCTGCCTCCAGTTACTCTTGCCAGTCTCCCTACACACTGTCACTAGACCTGTTGGTGTTCAGAATTCCCAGGCCTCGACTGCCATGGTCCAGATGTCTCTGCAGAG GAGCATAGCCATATCTCCTCATCGCTCCTTATCTGAATCGCTGCATCGTGTGGGTGGTGCAAGAAGAAGATGGGCATCTTGTAGATCCCAGACTTCAAGCTTTGCTTATAGTGCGAGATTGTCTCCGATAGTTCTCAAGACTGACAGTGACATTGATCCCTCTGAACCAAAGAATTTGGATCTGAGCTCCTCAGCTTCAAGAAGCGGACCTTACAGTGCAGCTTGTCATCCATCAGGCACTGCTGGAGTAATGGGAGCATCTTCCACTTCCTCTCTcagatttttagaaaaatttgtgTGTTGGAGTAGCAGAGATGGAGAAGAGGCACCTCCATTCGTCATCTATAATGATCCACTCGTCAAGAAAGAGCTGTTGGCATCTGGAAACCAGCTCACTTCTGACTCTAGTATTGCTCTTGGGAAGTTAAGGCAGAAGAGGCTCTTCTTGGAGCAAtctggagcatgttgcattgtTATGCCATGCCAGTTCTTACATGCCTGGCACGATGAGATTTCACAGGGTTGCTCTGTTCCTTTCCTCCATGTTGGTGATTGTGTTGCAAATGAACTCAATGCAGCAAACTTGAAACCTGTTGAGTATGGAGGTAATGTTTGTGTAGGAGTTCTGGCTACCGATGATACACTGGCTAGAAAGTGCTACTTAGACAAGCTTGAGAGACAG GGTTTTGAGGTGCTATGTCCAGATAAAGCTTCCATGCAGCACACGGTGTTACCATCAGTGGATGCATTTAGGAAGGGGGACATGGAAGGTGCAAGAAATCTACTGCGAGTGTCACTCCAAGTTCTTCTTGTGAGAGCTGTCAATACAGTAATCCTTGCGTCTGAAGACCTTGTAGGCATCTTGCCTGACGACGACCCTCTGCTCAAGAAATGTATAGACCCAATGGACGCCCTGGTCCGAGAGGCCATTGTATGCACAAGAATACCTCGGCCATGA
- the LOC120707158 gene encoding uncharacterized protein LOC120707158 isoform X2 has product MVQMSLQRSIAISPHRSLSESLHRVGGARRRWASCRSQTSSFAYSARLSPIVLKTDSDIDPSEPKNLDLSSSASRSGPYSAACHPSGTAGVMGASSTSSLRFLEKFVCWSSRDGEEAPPFVIYNDPLVKKELLASGNQLTSDSSIALGKLRQKRLFLEQSGACCIVMPCQFLHAWHDEISQGCSVPFLHVGDCVANELNAANLKPVEYGGNVCVGVLATDDTLARKCYLDKLERQGFEVLCPDKASMQHTVLPSVDAFRKGDMEGARNLLRVSLQVLLVRAVNTVILASEDLVGILPDDDPLLKKCIDPMDALVREAIVCTRIPRP; this is encoded by the exons ATGGTCCAGATGTCTCTGCAGAG GAGCATAGCCATATCTCCTCATCGCTCCTTATCTGAATCGCTGCATCGTGTGGGTGGTGCAAGAAGAAGATGGGCATCTTGTAGATCCCAGACTTCAAGCTTTGCTTATAGTGCGAGATTGTCTCCGATAGTTCTCAAGACTGACAGTGACATTGATCCCTCTGAACCAAAGAATTTGGATCTGAGCTCCTCAGCTTCAAGAAGCGGACCTTACAGTGCAGCTTGTCATCCATCAGGCACTGCTGGAGTAATGGGAGCATCTTCCACTTCCTCTCTcagatttttagaaaaatttgtgTGTTGGAGTAGCAGAGATGGAGAAGAGGCACCTCCATTCGTCATCTATAATGATCCACTCGTCAAGAAAGAGCTGTTGGCATCTGGAAACCAGCTCACTTCTGACTCTAGTATTGCTCTTGGGAAGTTAAGGCAGAAGAGGCTCTTCTTGGAGCAAtctggagcatgttgcattgtTATGCCATGCCAGTTCTTACATGCCTGGCACGATGAGATTTCACAGGGTTGCTCTGTTCCTTTCCTCCATGTTGGTGATTGTGTTGCAAATGAACTCAATGCAGCAAACTTGAAACCTGTTGAGTATGGAGGTAATGTTTGTGTAGGAGTTCTGGCTACCGATGATACACTGGCTAGAAAGTGCTACTTAGACAAGCTTGAGAGACAG GGTTTTGAGGTGCTATGTCCAGATAAAGCTTCCATGCAGCACACGGTGTTACCATCAGTGGATGCATTTAGGAAGGGGGACATGGAAGGTGCAAGAAATCTACTGCGAGTGTCACTCCAAGTTCTTCTTGTGAGAGCTGTCAATACAGTAATCCTTGCGTCTGAAGACCTTGTAGGCATCTTGCCTGACGACGACCCTCTGCTCAAGAAATGTATAGACCCAATGGACGCCCTGGTCCGAGAGGCCATTGTATGCACAAGAATACCTCGGCCATGA
- the LOC120709864 gene encoding uncharacterized protein LOC120709864 has translation MSYAVDFACFWHFRVPCRAGTCTTPIQVTSSQLVSNDIFPPAVVKAMLYPGAIVSSLTKSIPFPRWSDLFDIYNLTEAKNASAVVDLQRLEILAGSYFCVAGALVGIINPGRMTLFGTLLVIWGLVKEALFGKPVNSDPTQSTYVYPTILIVLICAFMSITYNVKKTAKSSPPVSIAKPLKSSAKSKLK, from the exons ATGAGCTATGCAG TAGATTTTGCTTGCTTTTGGCATTTCAGGGTCCCTTGTAGAGCAGGCACGTGCACAACACCAATTCAAGTCACCTCATCTCAGTTGGTCTCAAACGACATATTCCCACCAGCTGTTGTGAAGGCCATGCTCTACCCTGGAGCTATCGTGAGCAGCCTCACTAAAAGCATTCCGTTTCCAAGGTGGAGTGACCTGTTTGACATTTACAACCTGACAGAAGCCAAAAATGCCTCTGCAGTAGTTGATCTCCAGCGTCTAGAG ATACTTGCTGGAAGCTACTTCTGTGTTGCTGGAGCACTTGTCGGCATCATAAATCCTGGGAGGATGACTTTGTTTGGTACCCTTTTGGTTATCTGGGGTCTAGTGAAAGAAGCACTGTTTGGGAAACCAGTTAACAGCGATCCAACACAATCGACTTATGTCTATCCGACCATTTTGATCGTACTAATCTGTGCATTTATGTCAATAACATACAATGTAAAGAAGACGGCAAAAAGTAGTCCTCCTGTTTCTATCGCAAAGCCACTGAAAAGTTCTGCCAAGTCAAAACTGAAGTAG